From a region of the Mauremys mutica isolate MM-2020 ecotype Southern chromosome 12, ASM2049712v1, whole genome shotgun sequence genome:
- the LOC123346698 gene encoding zinc finger protein 250-like: MQENYETVTSLGFPIPKPELIARLERGEEPWVPDLQATKERESPRGTCTAGDRTVSENKEENQQQEGPGKVEPQETFLRRAEGNFSQDLEQGKVWGDPHRSEMQVGNYPRRKLDESIQYGTTCKDPKETTAQQTYHREEKPYKHLESRKRFNMSRNLVTLQRNHSGEKPYKCLDCGKTFSKSSGLVKHGRMHMGERPYKCLDCGKTFIQSSDLIIHQRLHTGERPYNCLECGKRFNVRSNLIKHQQKHTGGKPHICMDCGKCFSHSSYLITHQRLHTGERPYKCLECGKSFSNSAHLIKHRRIHTGERPYKCLECRKSFNQSSHLTVHQRTHTGQKPHTCLDCGKSFSQRSVLLRHQRIHTGEKPYTCLDCGKSFSQRSSLLTHQRIHTGEKPHTCLDCGKRFIQKSHLTTHQTIHVGEKTHKCLDCGKSFSNSSYLTKHRRIHKSGIPALYRDVMQENYETVTSLGFAVPKPDLIAQLERGEEPWVPDLQAAEERESQRGTHTGDETVSENEEENHQSEGPEQLEPLGTIIKTADGNFSQCLEQGEAWGNWHRSAKHLGNHPTKKRNESIERGAGCTDPKETTAQQTNPKEEKLYKCLDCGKSFGVRTNLITHQRNHTGEKPYKCWECGKSFHQSSSLTKHRRIHTGERPYECLDCGKRFSVRTNLITHQRLHTGEKPYKCLDCGKSFSQSSSLTNHRRIHTGETPYKCLDCGKSFKVKTNLITHQRNHTGEKPYTCSDCGKSFSQSSSLTKHWRVHTGERPHTCLVCGKSFSESSTLIKHGRVHTRESNSSVGRA; the protein is encoded by the exons atgcaggagaactacgagacggtgacctcgctgg GATtccccattcccaaacctgaactgATCGCccggctggaacgaggggaagagccgtgggtcccagatctccaggcCACGAAGGAAAGGGAGAGCCCGAGGGGCACCTGCACAG caggtgataGGACAGTGAGTGAGAACAAGGAGGAGAATCAGCAGCAGGAAGGTCCTGGGAAAGTGGAACCGCAGGAGACGTTTTTGAGaagagctgaagggaatttttcccaggaCTTGGAACAGGGAAAAGTCTGGGGAGATCCACACAGATCAGAGATGCAGGTGGGAAATTATCCCAGGAGGAAACTGGATGAATCCATTCAATATGGGACAACATGCAAAGATCCCAAGGAAACCACAGCCCAGCAGACATATCACAGGGAAGAGAAACCCTATAAACACCTAGAGAGTAGGAAGAGATTCAATATGAGTAGAAACCTTGTTACACTTCAGAGAAACCACTCAGGTGAGAAACCgtataaatgcttggactgtgggaaaaccttcagtaaGAGCTCAGGCCTTGTTAAACATGGCAGAATGCACATGGGGGAGCGACCTTATAAAtgcctggactgtgggaaaaccttcattcAGAGCTCAGATCTTATTATACACCAGAGgctgcacacaggagagagaccttataattgcctcgagtgtgggaaaagattcAACGTGAGATCaaaccttattaaacatcagCAAAAACACACAGGAGGGAAACCCCATATTTGCATGGATTGCGGGAAATGTTTCAGTCACAGCTCCTACCTTATTACGCATCAGAGActgcacacgggagagagaccctataaatgtcttgagtgtgggaaaagcttcagtaacAGTGCACACCTTATTAAACATCGCcgaattcacacaggagagagaccctataaatgtcttgagtgcaggaaaagtttcaatcagagctcacaccttactgTACATCAGAGAACACACACAGGGCAAAAACCCCATACatgtttggactgtgggaaaagttttagtcAGAGATCGGTCCTTCTTAGACATCAGCgaatccatacaggagagaaaccctatacgtgtttggactgtgggaaaagttttagtcAGAGATCATCCCTTCttacgcatcagagaatccatacgggagagaaaccccatacttgtttggactgtgggaaaagattcATTCAGAAATCACACCTTActacacatcagacaatccacgtGGGAGAGAAAACCCATAAatgtttggactgtgggaaaagcttcagtaacAGTTCCTACCTCACTAAACACCGGAGAATCCATAAGAGTGGGATACCC gccctctacagggacgtcatgcaggagaactatgagacagtgacctcgctgg GATTTGCTGttcccaaacctgacctgatCGCCCaactggaacgaggggaagagccgtgggtcccggatcTCCAGGCCGCTGAGGAAAGGGAGAGCCAAAGAGGCACCCACACAG GCGATGAGACAGTGAGTGAGAATGAAGAGGAGAATCATCAATCTGAAGGTCCTGAGCAATTGGAacccctggggaccattattaaAACAGCTGATGGAAATTTTTCCCAGTGCTTGGAACAGGGGGAAGCCTGGGGAAATTGGCACAGGTCAGCGAAGCATCTGGGAAACCACCCAACGAAGAAAAGGAATGAATCCATTGAACGTGGGGCAGGATGCACAGATCCTAAGGAAACTACAGCCCAGCAGACAAATCCCAAGGAGGAGAAACTCTATAAATGCctcgactgtgggaaaagcttcggtGTGAGAACCAACCTTATTACGCATCAGAGAAACCACACGGGAGAGAAGCCCTATAAATGctgggagtgtgggaaaagcttccatCAGAGCTCAAGCCTCACtaaacatcggagaatccacacgggagagagaccctatgaatgcctcGACTGCGGGAAAAGATTCAGTGTGAGAACAAACCTTATTACGCATCAGAGACTGCACACGGGAGAGAAGCcctataaatgcttggactgcgggaaaagctttagtcagagctcaagCCTTACCaatcatcggagaatccacacaggagagacaccctataaatgccttgactgcgggaaaagtttcaagGTGAAAACCAATCTGATTACACATCAGAGAaaccacacgggagagaaaccctacacgtgttcggactgtgggaaaagcttcagccagaGCTCAAGCCTCACGAAACACTGGagagtccacacgggagagagaccccatacGTGCCTagtgtgtgggaaaagttttagcGAGAGCTCAACACTTATTAAGCATGGGAGAGTCCATACGCGGGAGAGTAACTCGAGTGTGGGAAGAGCTTGA
- the LOC123346699 gene encoding zinc finger protein 501-like, protein MLSSPKTFIFHNSTGPVGQECWGWDVEAESSVSISPTVTVLCFPSVRFPFLSFLPAQAVTPVWILSFPAGDRTVSENKEENQQQEGPEQVKLQETFLRKAEGNFSQCLEQGKAWGNRCRSESQLRNYFIFWVDESIQYGGGCKDPKETTPPQTYHQEEKPYKRLESRKRFSVSRNLVTCWRNQSGEKPYKCLDCGKTFSKSSDLIKHGRMHTGERPYKCLDCGKTFTQSSHLITHQRLHTGERPYKCLECGKGFNVRSNLIKHQRNHTGGKPHICMDCGKCFNHSSYLITHQRLHTGERPYKCLECGKSFNQSSSLITHLRTHTGDKPYQCLDCGKSFNVRSQLIIHQRIHTGERPHKCLDCGKSFSHSSHLTKHRRIHTGERPYKCLECGKTFNQSSHLIMHQRTHTGERHYKCLECGKSFVRRSALITHQRIHTGEKPHTCLDCGKSFSQRSALIRHQRIHTGEKPHTCLNCGKRFIQRSHLITHQTIHMGEKTHKCLDCGKSFNNSSYLTKHRRIHKGETP, encoded by the exons ATGCTTTCAAGCCCCAAGACTTTCATCTTCCACAACAGTACAGGGCCTGTTGGACAGGAG TGTTGGgggtgggatgtggaggcagaatCCAGTGTCTCCATCTCCCCAACAGTCACTGTGTTGTGTTTTCCCTCTGTGCGGTTCCCCTTCCTGTCCTTTCTACCAGCCCAGGCagtgactcctgtctggattctctctttcccagcaggtGATAGGACAGTGAGTGAGAACAAGGAAGAGAATCAGCAGCAGGAAGGTCCTGAGCAAGTGAAACTGCAGGAGACGTTTTTGAGAAAagctgaagggaatttttcccaaTGCTTAGAACAGGGAAAAGCCTGGGGAAATCGGTGCAGGTCTGAGAGCCAGCTGAGAAACTACTTCATTTTTTGGGTGGATGAATCCATTCAATATGGGGGAGGATGCAAAGATCCCAAGGAAACCACACCCCCACAGACATATCACCAGGAAGAGAAACCCTATAAACGCCTAGAGAGTAGGAAAAGGTTCAGTGTGAGTAGAAACCTTGTTACATGTTGGAGAAACCAGTCAGgtgagaaaccctataaatgcttggactgtgggaaaaccttcagtaagagctcagaccttattaaaCACGGCAGGATGCACACAGGGGAACGACCTTATAAAtgcctggactgtgggaaaaccttcactcagagctcacaccttattacacACCAGAGgctgcacacaggagagagaccttataaaTGCCTTGAGTGCGGGAAAGGATTCAACGTGAGATCaaaccttattaaacatcagCGAAACCACACGGGAGGGAAACCCCATATTTGCATGGATTGCGGGAAATGTTTCAATCACAGCTCCTACCTTATTACGCACCAGAGActgcacacgggagagagaccctataaatgtcttgagtgtgggaaaagtttcaatcaGAGCTCTAGTCTTATCACTCATCTGAGAACCCACACGGGAGATAAACCCTATCAGTGCctcgactgtgggaaaagcttcaatgtgAGATCACAACTTAttattcatcagagaatccacacgggagagagacctcataaatgcttggactgtggcaAAAGCTTCAGTCACAGCTCACACCTTACTAAACATCGGcgaattcacacaggagagagaccctataaatgtcttgagtgtgggaaaactttcaatcagagctcacaccttattatgcatcagagaacccacacgggagagagacatTATAAGTGCCTCGAATGTGGGAAAAGTTTTGTTCGGAGATCTGCCCTTATTACGCATCAGCGAATCCATACGGGAGAGAAACCCCATACATGTttggattgtgggaaaagttttagtcagagatcagcccttattagacatcagagaatccatacggGAGAGAAACCTCATACATGCCTCAACTGTGGGAAAAGATTCATTCAGAgatcacaccttatcacacatcagacaatccacatgGGAGAGAAAACCCATAAatgtttggactgtgggaaaagcttcaataacAGCTCCTACCTCACcaaacatcggagaatccacaagGGTGAGACACCCTAG